A single window of Psychromonas ingrahamii 37 DNA harbors:
- the rlmH gene encoding 23S rRNA (pseudouridine(1915)-N(3))-methyltransferase RlmH — translation MKIQLIAVGTKMPDWVEKGYQEYARRFPKEMQLELLEINAGKRGKNADIKRILKKEGELTLAAIPKGNKIVTLEVTGQAWTTEQLADEMGKWQLDARNISLLIGGPEGLAPECITKSEQRWSLSALTLPHPLVRVIVAESLYRAFTLTINHPYHRE, via the coding sequence ATGAAAATTCAGTTAATCGCAGTCGGCACAAAGATGCCCGACTGGGTTGAAAAAGGATACCAAGAATATGCGCGACGCTTTCCAAAAGAGATGCAACTTGAATTGCTGGAAATCAATGCTGGGAAGCGTGGTAAAAATGCGGATATAAAACGGATATTGAAAAAAGAGGGGGAATTGACCCTTGCAGCAATCCCCAAAGGTAATAAAATTGTCACACTGGAAGTGACGGGACAAGCATGGACAACTGAACAGCTTGCCGATGAGATGGGCAAATGGCAGTTAGATGCAAGAAATATTAGTTTATTAATCGGTGGACCTGAAGGGCTTGCGCCTGAATGCATTACAAAGTCTGAACAACGCTGGTCACTTTCAGCGTTAACCTTGCCCCATCCTTTAGTACGAGTTATCGTCGCCGAAAGTTTATATCGCGCTTTTACTTTAACAATTAACCACCCATACCATAGAGAATAA
- the rodA gene encoding rod shape-determining protein RodA, with product MLSTQAQKSIFYRLHIDPLLLIGLFSLMGLSLTILYSVAGYEMLIRQVIRLAIALAVMFVIAQIPPEIYQRWTPAIFVIIILLLIAVLVIGHTGKGAQRWLDLGFTKFQPSEIMKLIMPFMVAYYISEYNLPPRLKQIFVSLLIVLVPTLLIAVQPDLGTAILVASSGVFALFLSGISWLYLSIAATALIAFVPVLWFYLMHDYQRSRVLTLFNPESDPLGAGYHIIQSKIAIGSGGLSGKGWLQGTQSQLEFLPERHTDFIFSVFSEEFGFIGILMLLTIYLFIIARGLWIANKAQDAFTKLVAGSITLTFFVYVFVNIGMVSGLLPVVGVPLPLISYGGTSIVTLIAGFGVLMSINTHKRFNTN from the coding sequence ATGCTCAGCACGCAAGCTCAAAAGAGCATTTTTTATCGTTTGCACATAGATCCGCTGCTACTAATAGGATTATTTTCTTTAATGGGGTTAAGCCTAACCATATTATATTCTGTTGCTGGTTATGAGATGTTAATCAGGCAAGTCATTCGTTTAGCCATTGCCCTTGCCGTCATGTTTGTAATAGCGCAAATTCCCCCTGAAATTTACCAACGCTGGACACCGGCTATTTTTGTTATTATTATATTACTGCTAATCGCAGTGCTGGTCATTGGTCATACAGGCAAAGGCGCGCAACGCTGGTTAGACCTGGGTTTTACAAAATTTCAACCGTCTGAAATAATGAAACTGATTATGCCATTTATGGTCGCTTATTATATAAGCGAATACAATTTACCACCACGTTTAAAACAGATTTTTGTATCCTTGTTAATTGTCCTTGTCCCGACCCTCTTAATAGCAGTACAACCAGATTTAGGCACTGCTATATTAGTCGCGTCATCGGGTGTTTTTGCACTTTTCCTTTCAGGGATTTCATGGTTGTATCTTTCAATAGCCGCGACCGCTTTGATCGCATTTGTCCCCGTCCTGTGGTTTTATTTAATGCATGATTATCAGCGAAGTCGTGTATTAACTCTGTTTAATCCTGAATCTGATCCGCTTGGCGCGGGGTATCATATTATCCAGTCCAAAATAGCGATCGGTTCAGGTGGCCTCTCGGGTAAAGGTTGGTTACAAGGAACACAATCTCAGCTTGAATTTTTACCTGAACGCCACACTGATTTTATTTTTTCTGTTTTTTCAGAAGAGTTTGGTTTTATCGGTATCTTAATGTTGTTAACCATTTATCTGTTTATTATTGCGCGTGGTTTATGGATAGCAAACAAAGCCCAAGATGCTTTCACAAAATTAGTTGCAGGCAGTATTACCCTTACTTTTTTTGTTTATGTTTTTGTAAATATTGGCATGGTGAGTGGGTTATTACCCGTAGTAGGCGTCCCCTTGCCGTTAATAAGTTATGGAGGCACCTCAATTGTTACTTTAATAGCCGGTTTCGGGGTGTTAATGTCTATTAATACCCATAAACGTTTTAATACAAACTGA
- a CDS encoding septal ring lytic transglycosylase RlpA family protein, whose product MRKFKISLIFLLTMMLIGCSSQDTADGRYQIENDHRPDNPPPLGHVEDVNPRYEPYSLGGNKDYTVRGIDYRVLTGITKLSERGIASWYGNKFHGHLTSNGERYDMFAMTAAHKNLPLPSYVRVINLENNKRIVVRVNDRGPFHEGRIIDLSYAAAYKLDILKTGTAKVEIQLLHFPVQEDLSNQFNGDYYIQYLVTYSADKANDLGKKYRAEYQVKSLFIEEDELYKLRLGPFNSQLRAEKILAEIKNGYPQAFIVHKK is encoded by the coding sequence ATGCGCAAATTTAAAATATCACTCATATTTCTGCTGACTATGATGCTTATTGGATGCAGCTCTCAGGATACTGCCGACGGCCGTTATCAAATAGAGAATGATCACCGTCCGGATAACCCTCCCCCATTGGGTCATGTTGAAGATGTTAATCCTCGTTATGAACCTTATTCTCTGGGTGGCAATAAAGATTATACTGTGCGTGGTATTGATTACAGGGTGCTGACAGGTATTACCAAGCTGAGCGAAAGAGGCATAGCCTCGTGGTATGGTAATAAATTTCATGGCCACTTAACCTCAAATGGTGAACGTTATGACATGTTTGCAATGACCGCAGCCCATAAAAACTTACCTTTACCCAGTTATGTTAGGGTAATAAATTTGGAAAATAACAAACGGATCGTTGTGCGGGTCAATGACCGAGGACCCTTTCACGAAGGACGAATTATTGATCTGTCATACGCTGCGGCCTATAAACTCGATATTTTAAAAACGGGTACGGCAAAAGTTGAAATTCAACTTCTCCATTTCCCTGTACAGGAAGATTTGAGCAATCAGTTTAACGGCGATTATTACATTCAGTACTTAGTCACTTATTCCGCAGACAAAGCTAATGATTTAGGTAAAAAATACAGGGCTGAATATCAAGTAAAAAGTTTATTTATCGAAGAAGATGAACTTTACAAATTACGTTTAGGACCCTTTAATAGTCAGTTAAGAGCAGAAAAAATATTGGCTGAAATAAAAAATGGTTACCCGCAGGCATTTATTGTGCATAAGAAATAA
- the mrdA gene encoding penicillin-binding protein 2 gives MVKKRIPIRNHSAESALFMRRTLVIFIAIVIAIGVLISNLYYLQITSFEKYQTRSNDNRISVQTISPNRGLIYDRNGIIIAENRPVYNLQVIVNKTENLDENILELQKLLALTDQEIKNFNEQNRYARSFKAIIIRQQLSEKEVALFSVNQHRFKGFSIQANLKRFYPFADTFTHALGYIAKINSADLRRIEKRGESARYRATEYIGKLGIEKYYEDLLHGEPGQRQVEVDSWGKVIRTLSFTPPIPGKDIILNLDVKLQLKAQQLLGENRGSVVILDANTGGVLSLVSSPSYDPNLFVQGISQREYQALLQSKDRPLINRATQGRYPPASTIKPQMALLALDASVITEQTEIFDPGWWIVPNSKRRFRDWKQWGHGTVDVHKAIEQSCDTFFYQTAYKTGIDRMSPFMKKFGFGNYSGLDIGEETKAIMPSREWKKARFNEQWYDGDTISVGIGQGYWTVTPIQLTKATAILARKGKVIEPHMLQSIISGESTFTPTREAQKPIQLKDDHYWEVALDAMYAVTNKKAGTADKAFVGTSYSVAGKSGTAQVVNIKENESYDADSMKERHRDNAMFVAFAPFKEPEIVASVVLENAGGGSSHAAPIVRSLFDEYFKNTSPSPATQSLGL, from the coding sequence GTGGTTAAAAAACGCATTCCCATAAGGAATCATTCCGCAGAATCCGCACTCTTTATGCGCCGTACTCTGGTAATTTTTATTGCGATAGTCATTGCAATAGGGGTATTAATTAGCAACCTCTATTACCTGCAAATAACCTCCTTTGAAAAATATCAAACACGTTCAAATGACAACCGTATAAGTGTACAAACGATCTCGCCAAACAGAGGCCTTATTTATGATCGTAATGGCATCATTATTGCCGAGAACCGGCCAGTTTATAATCTGCAGGTGATCGTTAATAAGACAGAAAATTTAGATGAAAATATCCTTGAATTACAAAAATTATTAGCGTTAACGGATCAAGAAATCAAAAATTTTAACGAACAAAACCGTTATGCAAGATCCTTCAAAGCTATCATCATTCGCCAACAATTAAGCGAAAAAGAGGTCGCTCTTTTTAGCGTTAATCAACATAGATTTAAAGGCTTTTCGATTCAAGCGAATCTTAAACGTTTTTATCCTTTTGCTGATACCTTCACGCATGCTTTGGGTTATATCGCCAAAATTAATAGCGCTGACCTGCGACGAATTGAAAAGCGGGGCGAAAGCGCACGTTATCGGGCAACGGAATATATCGGTAAACTGGGCATCGAAAAATATTATGAAGATTTATTACATGGGGAGCCTGGCCAACGTCAAGTTGAAGTAGACAGTTGGGGAAAAGTAATACGTACTCTGAGCTTTACCCCGCCTATCCCGGGAAAAGACATTATATTAAACCTTGATGTCAAACTGCAATTAAAAGCACAACAATTATTGGGTGAAAATCGCGGTAGCGTGGTTATACTGGATGCGAACACAGGTGGCGTTTTAAGTTTAGTCTCCAGTCCAAGTTATGATCCTAACCTTTTTGTGCAAGGCATAAGTCAGCGGGAATATCAGGCACTCCTGCAATCAAAAGACCGTCCGCTGATTAACCGGGCCACTCAGGGACGCTATCCGCCAGCCTCAACCATTAAACCACAAATGGCTTTGCTCGCGTTAGATGCCAGTGTTATAACCGAACAAACAGAAATATTCGATCCTGGTTGGTGGATTGTCCCCAATTCTAAACGCCGCTTTCGTGATTGGAAGCAATGGGGCCATGGTACAGTTGATGTTCACAAGGCCATAGAACAAAGCTGTGATACCTTTTTTTATCAAACCGCCTATAAAACGGGTATTGACCGCATGAGTCCTTTTATGAAAAAGTTTGGTTTTGGCAATTATAGTGGTCTTGATATAGGGGAAGAAACAAAAGCAATCATGCCTTCTCGTGAATGGAAAAAAGCAAGATTTAACGAGCAATGGTACGACGGTGATACAATATCGGTGGGTATCGGGCAAGGTTACTGGACGGTTACACCGATTCAACTAACCAAAGCCACGGCAATCTTAGCCCGGAAAGGTAAGGTAATAGAGCCACATATGCTGCAGTCCATTATTTCAGGGGAGAGTACTTTTACCCCCACACGCGAAGCGCAAAAACCGATCCAGCTAAAGGATGATCATTACTGGGAAGTCGCCTTAGATGCTATGTATGCCGTTACTAATAAAAAAGCCGGTACTGCTGATAAAGCATTTGTCGGCACCTCCTATTCCGTAGCCGGTAAATCGGGTACGGCACAGGTTGTTAATATCAAAGAAAATGAATCCTATGATGCCGATAGCATGAAAGAGCGTCATCGGGATAATGCAATGTTTGTAGCATTTGCGCCCTTTAAAGAGCCTGAAATTGTCGCCAGTGTTGTTCTGGAGAATGCCGGGGGTGGTAGCAGTCACGCAGCCCCGATTGTCCGTTCTTTGTTTGATGAATATTTTAAAAATACGTCACCCTCTCCTGCTACTCAATCGTTAGGCTTATAA
- the mraZ gene encoding division/cell wall cluster transcriptional repressor MraZ encodes MLRGANAINLDTKGRIAIPTRYRDWLGDTCQGQFVCTIDIQSPCLLIYPLNEWLLIETKLRALSSTNPQERRLQRLILGYATESELDKSGRALIAPTLRQHAKLQKKVMLVGQLNKFELWDEDMWNQQIKNDLEDGLPTGIELSSGLREFSL; translated from the coding sequence ATGTTGCGTGGCGCGAATGCAATTAATCTTGATACAAAAGGAAGAATCGCTATTCCAACTCGATATCGAGATTGGTTGGGGGATACTTGTCAAGGTCAATTTGTCTGTACTATCGATATCCAGTCGCCTTGTTTACTTATCTATCCGCTTAATGAATGGCTATTGATTGAAACAAAATTACGTGCTTTATCGAGTACTAACCCACAAGAGCGTCGTTTACAGCGTCTTATTTTGGGATATGCAACAGAAAGCGAATTAGATAAAAGTGGGCGAGCTTTAATCGCACCAACCCTTAGACAACATGCAAAACTACAAAAAAAAGTGATGCTGGTGGGGCAATTAAATAAATTTGAATTGTGGGACGAAGATATGTGGAATCAACAGATAAAAAATGATTTAGAGGATGGGTTGCCGACAGGAATAGAATTAAGTTCAGGGTTAAGGGAGTTTTCACTTTAA
- the rsfS gene encoding ribosome silencing factor yields MQDAQLKKFVLQHLEDFKAKDITVIDVSATSDVTDTMIICTGNSKRHVRSVAEQTALAAKNAGESPLGIEGLEGSEWVLLDLGNVVVHVMQDETRQFYQLEKLWEQSA; encoded by the coding sequence TTGCAAGACGCACAATTAAAAAAATTTGTATTACAACATCTTGAAGATTTCAAAGCGAAAGATATTACTGTAATCGATGTTTCTGCCACCTCAGATGTAACTGATACTATGATTATCTGTACGGGTAATTCTAAGCGTCATGTTCGTTCTGTCGCAGAACAAACCGCACTGGCAGCCAAGAATGCAGGTGAATCCCCGTTAGGTATCGAGGGCTTAGAGGGCAGTGAGTGGGTATTACTGGACTTGGGTAATGTTGTTGTCCACGTTATGCAGGATGAAACAAGACAGTTTTATCAACTTGAAAAACTTTGGGAACAGTCTGCTTAA